Proteins from one Chitinophaga oryzae genomic window:
- a CDS encoding TIGR02452 family protein, with product MKKQTRAKTAWETLDILTNGRYVNPHGKTVNIQPALQYATVNTVLYRPEDFETVYRQRDKAPAQQEGLIDVTGESTYAAAYRLVVTEKQKDVCCLNFASAKNPGGGFLKGAHAQEEALARASGLYTCLQQQSGMYQVNRSCGSCLYTDHMIYSPLVPVFRNDADQLLEDYYTVSVITAPAVNAGAVKDNEPENVSRIKPVMLGRMEKLLSVAVAQQQTTLILGAWGCGVFRNDTADVAGWFAELLRSDAFRHRFSKVVFAVYDNTEKQDTIRTFKNKLTNHEL from the coding sequence ATGAAAAAACAAACAAGGGCGAAAACCGCCTGGGAAACATTGGATATCCTGACCAATGGCCGTTATGTTAATCCCCATGGAAAAACAGTCAACATTCAGCCCGCGCTGCAATATGCCACCGTCAACACGGTATTGTACCGGCCGGAAGATTTTGAAACGGTGTACCGGCAACGGGATAAGGCGCCTGCCCAACAGGAAGGGCTTATAGATGTGACAGGAGAAAGTACATATGCCGCCGCTTACCGCCTGGTGGTAACAGAAAAACAAAAAGACGTATGTTGCCTGAATTTTGCCTCCGCTAAAAATCCCGGTGGCGGCTTTCTCAAAGGAGCGCACGCACAGGAAGAAGCGTTGGCCCGCGCCAGTGGGCTGTATACCTGTCTGCAGCAGCAAAGCGGCATGTATCAGGTCAACAGGAGTTGCGGCAGCTGCCTCTATACGGACCATATGATTTATTCGCCGCTGGTACCGGTATTCCGTAATGATGCAGATCAACTGCTGGAGGATTATTATACGGTTTCGGTGATCACCGCACCGGCCGTCAATGCCGGCGCCGTGAAAGACAATGAACCGGAGAACGTAAGCCGCATTAAGCCGGTCATGCTGGGGAGAATGGAGAAGCTGCTGTCGGTGGCGGTAGCGCAGCAGCAAACCACATTGATACTCGGCGCCTGGGGGTGTGGCGTATTCCGTAATGACACGGCAGATGTGGCCGGATGGTTCGCTGAACTGTTACGCAGCGATGCTTTCCGTCACCGGTTTTCCAAAGTGGTGTTTGCCGTGTATGACAATACAGAGAAACAGGACACGATCCGTACATTTAAAAACAAACTGACAAATCATGAACTATAA
- a CDS encoding type 1 glutamine amidotransferase domain-containing protein: protein MKVLIVLTSHDTLGNTGEKTGFWIEEFAAPYYALADAGAEVTIASPKGGQPPIDPKSALPDFQTPATQRFNEDKALQNKLAHTAKLNEVTADDYDAVFYPGGHGPLWDLASDPVSITLIETFYKQNKPVAFVCHAPGVLNKVKAPNGEPLVKGKEVTGFSNTEEEAVQLTKVVPFLVEDELKKNGGIYSKEKDWHSYAIRDGLLITGQNPASSEEVARILLETLA from the coding sequence ATGAAAGTATTAATTGTGCTTACCTCCCATGATACGCTGGGCAACACCGGGGAGAAGACCGGCTTCTGGATAGAAGAATTTGCTGCCCCTTACTATGCGCTGGCAGATGCCGGCGCTGAGGTGACCATCGCCTCGCCGAAGGGCGGACAGCCGCCCATTGATCCGAAAAGTGCGCTGCCGGATTTTCAGACGCCGGCTACGCAGCGGTTCAACGAAGACAAAGCGTTGCAAAACAAACTGGCGCATACCGCCAAACTCAATGAGGTGACTGCAGATGACTACGACGCGGTCTTTTATCCCGGCGGCCACGGACCGCTGTGGGACCTCGCCAGCGACCCGGTATCCATTACACTGATTGAAACGTTTTACAAACAGAACAAACCTGTGGCCTTCGTGTGCCATGCACCGGGCGTATTAAACAAAGTGAAAGCTCCCAACGGCGAGCCACTGGTAAAAGGCAAAGAAGTTACAGGGTTCAGCAACACCGAAGAAGAGGCCGTACAGCTGACGAAGGTGGTACCTTTCCTCGTGGAAGACGAACTGAAAAAGAACGGCGGTATTTACAGCAAAGAGAAGGACTGGCATTCCTATGCCATCCGGGACGGATTGCTGATTACCGGGCAGAACCCGGCATCCTCCGAAGAAGTAGCCCGTATTTTACTGGAAACATTGGCGTAG
- a CDS encoding ABC transporter ATP-binding protein — MKQRNPEIDMNDVVISIRDLYKSFGSNHVLRGINLDVHKGENVVVLGRSGTGKSVLIKIIVGLLYPDSGTVNVLGKNISSLTEADLRELRMQVGFSFQSAALYDSMTVGENLAFPLRRNNKHISNDQVRRMVDIVLDAVGLSQAINQLPAELSGGQRKRIGIARTLILKPQIMLYDEPTAGLDPITCIEINNLINEVQRRFNTSSIIITHDLTCAKETGDSIAVMQEGQFVAQGSFDEVFQKENELIQSFYQYNFIQ, encoded by the coding sequence ATGAAACAACGTAACCCGGAAATAGACATGAACGACGTCGTGATTTCGATCAGGGACCTTTATAAGTCCTTCGGTTCAAATCACGTATTACGGGGTATTAACCTGGACGTTCATAAAGGCGAAAACGTAGTGGTACTGGGACGCTCCGGTACCGGTAAGTCCGTGCTGATCAAAATCATCGTCGGACTGCTGTACCCTGACTCCGGCACGGTGAACGTGCTGGGAAAAAACATCAGTTCCCTTACCGAGGCTGACCTTCGTGAATTGCGGATGCAGGTGGGCTTCTCTTTTCAGAGTGCTGCGCTGTACGACAGTATGACCGTCGGCGAAAACCTCGCTTTTCCCCTGCGCCGTAACAATAAACATATCAGCAACGACCAGGTGCGCCGCATGGTGGACATCGTGCTGGACGCTGTGGGGCTCTCACAGGCTATCAATCAATTGCCCGCAGAACTGTCGGGCGGCCAGCGCAAACGTATCGGTATCGCCCGTACGCTGATCCTGAAACCGCAGATCATGCTGTATGATGAACCGACGGCCGGACTGGACCCTATCACCTGCATTGAGATCAATAACCTCATCAACGAAGTACAACGGCGGTTCAATACCAGTTCCATCATCATTACCCATGACCTGACGTGCGCCAAGGAAACCGGCGACAGCATTGCGGTAATGCAGGAAGGGCAATTTGTGGCACAGGGCTCCTTCGATGAAGTGTTTCAGAAAGAAAATGAACTCATCCAAAGTTTTTATCAATACAATTTCATACAGTAA
- a CDS encoding MlaE family ABC transporter permease: MDSSNGQPEKPVISPGVDRFFISVHTTFLFVARFFRELFRFPFETREFIRQCYMVGYKSLALISLTGFITGLVFTKQSRPSLSEFGATSWLPSLIAIAVVRALAPLVTALICAGKVGSSIGAELGSMRVTEQIDAMEVSAINPFKYLVVTRVLATTVCLPILMAYTALVGLMGSYLDVHMNEQTSMTFFFLKAFSDITFLDLFASTFKAMAYGFTIGIVSCYQGYNASQGTQGVGKAANTSVVISMFLIFIEEVIIVQVVNSIR, translated from the coding sequence ATGGATTCCAGCAACGGACAACCAGAAAAACCAGTCATATCACCCGGAGTTGATCGCTTTTTCATCAGCGTACATACCACCTTTCTTTTCGTAGCCCGGTTTTTCCGGGAACTTTTCAGGTTCCCTTTTGAAACCCGGGAGTTTATACGGCAATGTTATATGGTTGGTTATAAGTCACTGGCGCTCATTAGTTTAACAGGATTCATCACCGGATTGGTGTTCACCAAACAGTCAAGGCCATCCTTGTCCGAGTTTGGCGCCACCTCCTGGCTTCCGTCGCTGATAGCAATTGCCGTCGTGAGGGCGCTGGCCCCCCTGGTAACCGCATTGATCTGCGCCGGTAAAGTAGGCTCCAGTATTGGTGCGGAACTTGGATCTATGCGGGTAACAGAACAGATAGACGCCATGGAAGTATCTGCCATCAATCCGTTCAAATACCTGGTGGTAACCCGCGTGCTGGCCACCACCGTTTGTTTGCCGATACTGATGGCATATACGGCCCTCGTGGGCCTGATGGGTTCTTATCTTGATGTACACATGAACGAACAGACCAGTATGACCTTCTTTTTCCTGAAGGCATTCAGCGATATTACTTTCCTGGACCTGTTCGCTTCCACCTTTAAAGCCATGGCATATGGCTTTACGATCGGCATTGTGAGCTGTTACCAGGGATACAACGCTTCCCAGGGTACACAGGGCGTGGGCAAAGCCGCCAACACCTCCGTGGTGATCTCCATGTTCCTGATTTTTATAGAAGAAGTAATCATTGTTCAGGTAGTAAACTCAATCAGGTAG
- a CDS encoding ribosomal maturation YjgA family protein, with the protein MKAKKRWLYFVLIMLNIPLGLATRWAPQYFPSLVRIYGGDVFSATCIFFGFRFLYPVKSIVKVSLISYLVCIAIELQQLYQAEWAVKLRNTPLGILLGHGFLWSDCVCYLVGTVIAAALGFVLERLFHL; encoded by the coding sequence ATGAAAGCAAAGAAACGCTGGCTGTATTTTGTACTGATCATGTTGAACATACCCCTTGGACTAGCCACCAGATGGGCCCCGCAGTACTTCCCTTCCCTTGTCCGTATCTATGGAGGCGACGTTTTTTCGGCCACCTGTATTTTTTTCGGCTTCCGTTTTTTATATCCGGTGAAGTCTATCGTTAAAGTTTCCCTGATCAGTTACCTGGTGTGTATCGCCATTGAACTGCAACAGCTATACCAGGCGGAATGGGCAGTGAAGCTGCGGAACACGCCGCTGGGCATATTACTGGGACATGGATTTCTCTGGAGTGATTGTGTATGCTATCTTGTGGGGACGGTGATCGCCGCAGCACTGGGGTTTGTACTAGAGCGCCTCTTCCATTTGTAG
- a CDS encoding organic hydroperoxide resistance protein has translation MTITETIYTAQATATGGRNGHVATNDGVLDLEVRIPTAMGGQGGAYTNPEQLFAAGYAACFDSALNLVIRTQRVQTGTTSVTAEVSLGKNNAGGYGLSVKLRVQIPGTDRQVAQELVEKAHQVCPYSLATRGNITVDLEVI, from the coding sequence ATGACAATCACAGAAACCATTTATACAGCGCAAGCTACTGCCACCGGCGGCAGAAACGGACATGTAGCCACCAATGACGGCGTACTGGACCTCGAAGTAAGGATACCAACAGCCATGGGCGGCCAGGGTGGCGCTTATACCAACCCTGAGCAGCTATTTGCCGCTGGTTATGCCGCCTGCTTTGACAGTGCACTGAACCTCGTCATACGGACACAGCGGGTACAGACCGGTACCACCAGCGTTACGGCAGAAGTTAGCCTTGGCAAGAACAATGCGGGCGGTTATGGGTTATCTGTTAAGCTGCGGGTACAAATTCCGGGAACAGACCGGCAGGTGGCACAGGAGCTGGTGGAAAAAGCGCACCAGGTATGTCCTTATTCACTGGCTACCCGTGGTAATATTACCGTTGACCTTGAAGTGATTTAA
- a CDS encoding MarR family winged helix-turn-helix transcriptional regulator: MINAIDQSGILAISTRLQRLGELLRKDGQQIYKAHGIDFEPKWFPVVYSLAANETLSVVEIAHEIGYTHPSTISLLKELEAKKLVRSRKDQTDTRKRMISLTEKGQQLVTEMKPVWELITAALTDLTNSTNNIMNAINEVEARFREKSFFERAEEIHRQKSRG; encoded by the coding sequence ATGATTAATGCGATCGATCAATCCGGCATATTGGCTATTTCCACGCGCCTGCAGCGCCTGGGCGAGTTGCTGCGCAAAGACGGCCAGCAGATTTACAAAGCCCACGGTATCGACTTTGAACCCAAATGGTTTCCTGTCGTGTACAGCCTCGCGGCCAACGAAACGCTGAGCGTGGTGGAAATCGCACATGAGATCGGCTATACCCATCCGTCTACCATCAGTCTGCTCAAAGAACTGGAAGCCAAAAAGCTGGTGCGTTCCCGGAAAGACCAAACGGATACCCGCAAACGAATGATCAGTCTCACTGAAAAAGGCCAGCAGCTGGTGACTGAAATGAAACCCGTGTGGGAACTGATCACCGCCGCCCTCACCGATCTGACCAATTCCACCAACAATATCATGAACGCTATCAATGAAGTGGAAGCCCGGTTCCGGGAAAAGAGCTTTTTTGAAAGAGCGGAAGAGATTCATCGGCAAAAGTCCCGGGGTTAA
- a CDS encoding YhcH/YjgK/YiaL family protein codes for MVLDTISNAHLYYGLGPRFVKAFEYLATTDFHALEKGKYAIDGDNLFAIVNEYDTVDPSGEQMESHKKYIDIQYIVKGAELIGHDFLQQQTPSKAYSETEDYMLFAEKPAFFTRLDQHHFAIFFPTDLHMPNLRIDQPAAVKKVVIKLAV; via the coding sequence ATGGTTCTCGATACGATCAGCAACGCCCATCTTTATTACGGCCTGGGCCCCCGTTTTGTAAAGGCTTTTGAGTACCTCGCCACTACAGATTTCCATGCACTGGAAAAAGGGAAGTATGCAATAGATGGCGACAACCTCTTCGCCATCGTCAATGAATACGATACCGTAGATCCTTCCGGTGAACAAATGGAATCACATAAAAAATACATCGATATACAATATATCGTGAAAGGAGCAGAGCTGATCGGTCATGATTTTCTGCAGCAACAAACACCTTCCAAAGCATACAGCGAAACAGAAGATTACATGCTGTTCGCTGAAAAACCTGCTTTCTTCACCCGCCTCGATCAGCATCACTTCGCCATCTTTTTTCCGACAGACCTGCACATGCCTAATCTCCGGATTGACCAGCCAGCAGCGGTAAAGAAAGTGGTGATCAAACTGGCAGTTTAA
- a CDS encoding GNAT family N-acetyltransferase, with translation MAITYKPIGNDYSQEVINLILPIQQQEFNVPTNLSQQQDLLDIEQYYHQTGGGFWGAFDGDRLVGTIALIAYAADGGALRKMFVRKEYRGKEHGIATALLDTLLEYAATRGIHDIYLGTVNFLHAARRFYEKKGFDEVSADQLPATFPRMKVDDVFYHYHH, from the coding sequence ATGGCAATTACCTATAAACCGATTGGCAATGATTATTCGCAGGAAGTGATCAATCTGATCCTGCCGATACAGCAACAGGAGTTCAACGTGCCGACAAACCTGTCGCAGCAGCAGGACCTGCTGGACATTGAGCAGTACTACCATCAGACCGGCGGCGGTTTCTGGGGTGCTTTTGACGGCGACCGCCTGGTAGGCACCATTGCGCTCATCGCCTATGCGGCCGACGGAGGCGCGCTCCGGAAGATGTTTGTCCGCAAGGAATACAGGGGCAAAGAGCATGGTATCGCTACGGCATTGCTGGACACGTTGCTGGAATACGCCGCTACGCGGGGCATTCACGACATTTACCTGGGCACGGTGAATTTTCTCCATGCCGCCCGCCGCTTTTATGAGAAAAAAGGATTTGATGAAGTTTCCGCCGACCAGCTGCCGGCAACTTTCCCGAGGATGAAAGTAGACGATGTGTTTTACCATTACCATCATTGA
- a CDS encoding YiiX family permuted papain-like enzyme codes for MASWKKITLFTALPLTALIGGALCLTGTPVKKAPQHPPVAARAGDVIFQESMSDLSTAIKEATHSKYSHCGIILPKDGQLYVYEALQPVRYTPLQQWINRGRKGHYVIKRLKNADSVVTAATVRKMIDAGKKYNGKNYDFYFGWSDERIYCSELVWKIYRETTGLELGKLEQLKDFDLSSPAVKEQMKQIYGNNIPLSEQIISPVSMFNSPLLTTVEEK; via the coding sequence ATGGCCAGCTGGAAAAAAATAACATTGTTTACCGCCCTGCCGCTGACGGCGCTTATTGGCGGGGCTTTGTGCCTCACCGGCACACCGGTAAAAAAAGCACCGCAACACCCCCCGGTTGCTGCACGCGCCGGCGACGTGATCTTTCAGGAATCTATGTCAGACCTCAGTACGGCCATTAAAGAGGCCACGCACTCAAAGTACAGCCATTGCGGTATCATCCTGCCGAAAGACGGGCAGTTATATGTGTATGAGGCCCTGCAGCCGGTACGTTACACCCCTTTGCAGCAATGGATTAACCGCGGCCGGAAAGGACATTATGTGATCAAACGGCTGAAGAATGCAGACAGCGTAGTAACGGCGGCGACTGTACGAAAAATGATAGACGCCGGAAAAAAATACAACGGCAAAAACTATGACTTTTACTTTGGGTGGTCTGATGAACGGATCTACTGTTCTGAACTGGTCTGGAAAATATACAGGGAAACGACAGGGCTGGAACTGGGTAAGCTGGAGCAGCTGAAGGATTTTGACCTGAGCAGCCCGGCTGTGAAGGAGCAGATGAAACAGATCTACGGTAACAATATCCCGTTGTCGGAACAGATCATCTCACCGGTAAGTATGTTCAATTCTCCGCTGCTTACCACAGTGGAAGAAAAATAA
- a CDS encoding MlaD family protein, protein MIKESNKRTVIVGVFIFVGLIIFTVGILFLGGQRKAFVSSIRVKAMFHDINGLAAGNNVWYSGVKVGTVKKITFVQHNVIEVIMNIEKSSRQFIHKDVKAKVGSDGLVGNKIVVLFGGTETTPAVENGDVIVAEAALSPDNIMATLQVNNENLVEITGNLKTITKNIADGQGTIGKLLKDDSAYTNIQATLNNLKTTAANTQRLTDRLADYASKLQSKGSLTNNLITDTVVFSRLRSTVTEMEEAAQKANGMVADLKKASASVSENLTSDQSPAGVLLHDQESAAALKKIITNLESSSSKLDQNMEALKHNFLLRGYFRKQAKREKKEQAAKEKALNEVQGQ, encoded by the coding sequence ATGATTAAAGAAAGCAACAAACGAACAGTAATAGTTGGTGTCTTCATTTTTGTTGGACTGATCATTTTTACTGTAGGGATACTGTTCCTCGGCGGACAACGCAAAGCTTTTGTTTCCTCCATCCGTGTTAAAGCCATGTTTCACGACATCAATGGCCTGGCTGCCGGCAACAACGTCTGGTATTCCGGCGTGAAAGTAGGCACCGTTAAAAAGATCACGTTTGTGCAACACAACGTGATTGAAGTGATCATGAACATCGAAAAAAGCTCAAGACAGTTTATCCATAAAGATGTAAAAGCCAAAGTAGGCTCCGACGGACTGGTGGGCAACAAGATCGTGGTCCTTTTCGGCGGCACCGAAACCACGCCTGCCGTGGAAAACGGCGATGTGATCGTAGCTGAAGCCGCGCTAAGCCCCGACAATATTATGGCTACGCTGCAGGTCAACAACGAAAACCTGGTGGAGATCACCGGTAACCTGAAAACCATCACCAAAAACATTGCAGATGGCCAGGGCACTATCGGTAAACTGCTGAAAGACGACTCCGCCTATACCAATATACAGGCTACGCTGAACAACCTGAAGACTACCGCCGCCAATACACAACGACTGACAGACCGCCTGGCGGATTATGCCTCCAAGCTGCAGTCCAAAGGCTCGCTGACCAATAACCTGATTACCGACACCGTGGTATTCAGCCGGCTGCGTTCTACCGTTACCGAGATGGAAGAAGCCGCACAGAAAGCCAACGGCATGGTAGCCGACCTGAAAAAAGCCAGCGCTTCAGTGAGCGAAAACCTCACCAGCGACCAATCCCCTGCCGGCGTGCTGCTGCACGACCAGGAGTCTGCCGCAGCCCTGAAGAAAATTATCACCAACCTGGAATCCAGTTCCTCCAAACTCGATCAGAATATGGAAGCCTTAAAACATAACTTCCTATTGAGAGGATATTTCAGAAAGCAGGCCAAACGCGAGAAGAAAGAGCAGGCCGCCAAAGAGAAAGCATTAAATGAGGTGCAGGGCCAATAA
- a CDS encoding NADAR family protein, producing MNYNNQWLMEKYQRKDKIKYLFFWGHGESTSGVVTQSCLSQWWVAPFRENGITYPTAEHWMMAGKARLFNDEAVLQRILKARTPAEAKKLGRQVRLFDPAVWDEHKSNIVIAGNLLKFSQHPDLKEFLINTKDRVLVEASPVDTIWGIGMKSDHEHVENPLRWRGQNLLGYALMAVRDKL from the coding sequence ATGAACTATAATAACCAGTGGCTGATGGAAAAATATCAGCGTAAAGATAAAATCAAGTACCTGTTTTTCTGGGGACACGGGGAATCAACCAGCGGGGTTGTCACCCAGAGCTGTTTAAGCCAGTGGTGGGTAGCGCCTTTCAGGGAAAACGGTATTACCTATCCCACGGCGGAACACTGGATGATGGCCGGAAAAGCCCGCCTGTTCAACGACGAGGCGGTGCTGCAGCGGATACTGAAAGCCAGAACGCCCGCGGAAGCAAAAAAACTGGGCCGCCAGGTACGCCTGTTTGATCCCGCCGTTTGGGACGAACACAAATCCAACATCGTGATAGCAGGAAATCTGTTGAAGTTTTCCCAGCATCCCGATCTGAAAGAATTTTTAATTAACACTAAAGACCGCGTACTGGTAGAAGCCAGTCCGGTAGATACCATATGGGGGATCGGCATGAAATCCGATCACGAACATGTGGAGAATCCCTTGCGCTGGAGAGGCCAGAACCTGTTGGGTTATGCGCTCATGGCGGTCAGGGACAAACTATGA
- a CDS encoding c-type cytochrome, whose product MIRQLCFSMLVLWSCYACNSSDKPHFPLPARAAGRFLVNTVRDTVLVTGRGARIHIPANAIRSEGNTVQLEVTEIYEVGEMLAANIQTVSNGQLLSSGGMINIHPADNNSAQLVKPLRVEVPTAFLQEGMMHYAGIEDEAGNINWTNPQPLPRQPLQDQLDNGKTIMRQHCESCHTIEKKLTGPALMHVTARRDRQWLYAFIGNSAAVIGSRDPEANCLFNDYNKTVMTAFPALTDADLESICLYIDQVSKQKDPEGYQHMLAAKDSCRRYVTAQWALLAPQKQMSPDPTNTSGGYGDVYYNMVIAAFGWHNLDMLLRDMPGVEKVRLTVTVNGPHKNDVQLFLTIPALRVSVKGEPVDGIADRYCFGDDEAPLMPIGRQAWIVALGEKAGITFFAKTGFRIQQSQQLSISPEISSPAAFKEWSEKQQTIPVKNIVASKNADSLPAQSEVLRQVSVDCGCGPQLPAAPAPAQR is encoded by the coding sequence ATGATCCGACAGTTATGCTTTTCGATGCTCGTGTTATGGAGCTGTTATGCCTGCAATTCCTCAGACAAACCTCATTTTCCATTACCGGCCCGCGCGGCCGGGCGCTTTTTAGTCAACACTGTCAGGGATACGGTATTGGTAACCGGTAGGGGCGCCCGGATTCATATTCCGGCAAACGCTATCCGGTCAGAAGGTAATACTGTCCAGCTGGAAGTAACAGAAATATATGAAGTGGGAGAGATGCTGGCGGCGAACATTCAAACGGTAAGCAACGGTCAATTGCTGAGTAGCGGCGGCATGATCAATATCCATCCGGCAGATAACAACAGTGCGCAATTGGTGAAACCATTACGGGTAGAAGTTCCCACTGCTTTCTTACAGGAAGGCATGATGCATTATGCCGGCATAGAGGATGAAGCGGGGAATATCAACTGGACCAATCCCCAGCCACTTCCGCGACAGCCACTGCAAGATCAGCTGGATAATGGCAAAACGATTATGCGACAGCATTGTGAGAGCTGCCACACGATAGAAAAAAAACTGACAGGTCCGGCTTTAATGCATGTTACTGCGCGTCGCGACCGGCAGTGGCTCTACGCTTTTATTGGCAACAGCGCGGCGGTCATCGGTAGTAGGGATCCGGAAGCTAATTGCCTGTTTAATGATTATAACAAGACGGTCATGACGGCATTTCCGGCCCTAACAGATGCTGATCTGGAGAGTATCTGTCTTTATATAGATCAGGTAAGTAAACAAAAGGACCCGGAAGGTTATCAGCACATGCTGGCAGCTAAAGATTCCTGCCGCCGGTATGTGACAGCTCAATGGGCCTTGTTGGCGCCTCAAAAACAGATGTCGCCTGATCCGACAAACACGAGCGGTGGTTACGGAGATGTTTATTATAACATGGTCATTGCCGCATTTGGCTGGCATAATCTGGATATGCTGTTGAGAGACATGCCAGGTGTGGAGAAAGTACGTTTAACTGTTACTGTAAATGGTCCGCATAAGAATGACGTACAATTGTTCCTGACAATTCCTGCGCTGCGGGTGTCCGTAAAAGGAGAACCGGTAGACGGAATCGCGGATCGCTATTGTTTTGGTGATGATGAAGCGCCTTTAATGCCCATTGGCCGGCAGGCGTGGATTGTGGCATTGGGCGAAAAGGCGGGTATTACGTTCTTTGCAAAAACCGGCTTCCGGATACAACAGTCCCAACAGCTGAGTATTTCCCCGGAAATCAGCAGCCCCGCTGCCTTTAAAGAATGGTCTGAAAAACAGCAGACCATTCCGGTGAAAAATATTGTTGCTTCAAAAAATGCAGACTCCCTGCCGGCCCAGTCGGAGGTCCTGAGACAGGTAAGCGTGGACTGTGGCTGCGGTCCGCAGTTGCCCGCCGCTCCTGCTCCTGCACAGCGGTGA
- a CDS encoding RNA 2'-phosphotransferase, with protein MDQKRRKNISKFLSLILRHSPETIGLQLDEQGWADIPELMGKAARRGQRFTMEELLVVVAECEKQRFALSEDHTRIRANQGHSVKVELELEAATPPEYLYHGTVGKFMQAIREEGLLKMSRHHVHLSEQRETAIAVGARRGQPVILTVHSGRMFRDGILFFRSANNVWLTDHVPVKYIAF; from the coding sequence ATGGACCAGAAAAGAAGAAAAAATATCAGCAAATTTCTCAGTCTTATACTCCGGCATAGCCCGGAAACCATCGGCCTGCAACTGGATGAACAAGGTTGGGCCGATATCCCGGAACTCATGGGTAAAGCTGCCCGCAGGGGTCAGCGCTTCACCATGGAAGAACTCCTGGTAGTAGTGGCCGAATGTGAAAAACAACGGTTTGCGCTCAGTGAAGACCATACCCGTATCCGTGCCAACCAGGGACACTCTGTTAAAGTGGAACTGGAGCTGGAGGCGGCCACGCCGCCCGAATACCTGTACCATGGCACCGTCGGGAAATTCATGCAGGCCATCCGGGAGGAAGGGCTGCTTAAAATGAGCCGTCACCACGTTCATCTGTCTGAACAACGCGAAACCGCCATAGCTGTCGGCGCCCGCAGAGGCCAGCCGGTGATACTCACCGTCCACAGCGGCCGCATGTTCCGCGACGGCATTCTCTTTTTCCGGTCGGCCAACAATGTATGGCTGACAGACCATGTGCCGGTAAAGTATATCGCGTTTTAG
- a CDS encoding MarR family winged helix-turn-helix transcriptional regulator, which translates to MKQLKFSHQLCFPIYALSRLITSHYQPLLGELDLTYPQYLVMLLLWEHQSMNVKNLGETLMLDSGTLTPLLKRLETKKLVKRVRSKEDERIVNIQLTPQGAALEQQAAEIPLRLADSLGVTPDEIQELKDAVTPLLYRLKPALKC; encoded by the coding sequence TTGAAACAGCTCAAATTTTCCCATCAACTTTGTTTTCCGATATACGCCTTATCGCGACTGATCACCTCCCACTATCAGCCATTGCTGGGTGAGCTGGACCTCACCTATCCGCAATACCTGGTGATGTTGCTGCTGTGGGAGCATCAGTCCATGAACGTGAAAAATCTCGGAGAAACGCTGATGCTGGATTCCGGCACTTTAACACCGCTGCTGAAGCGATTGGAGACCAAAAAGCTGGTCAAACGGGTACGCAGTAAAGAAGATGAACGGATTGTCAACATCCAGCTGACACCGCAGGGCGCAGCATTGGAGCAGCAGGCAGCAGAGATCCCACTTCGCCTGGCAGACAGCCTGGGCGTTACCCCCGATGAAATACAGGAATTAAAAGATGCTGTCACGCCCTTGTTATACCGGCTCAAACCAGCGCTGAAGTGCTGA